TGCACAATGGTACCAGTCGGAATCTTGGTCAGATCCATGGCGTTACCGGGCTTGATGTCAGCGCCTTCACCAGCGACGATGGAATCGCCCTGATTCAGACCGACAGGAGCCAGGATGTAGCGTTTCTCGCCATCTGCATAGTGCAGAAGTGCGATACGGGCGCTGCGGTTCGGATCGTATTCGATCTCAGCAACCTTGGCGGGAACGCCAAGCTTGTTGCGTTTGAAATCGATAACGCGGTACAGCGTCTTGTGCCCTCCGCCACGACGGCGCATGGTGACACGACCATTATTATTGCGACCGGACTTCTTTGTCAGTCCTTTGGTCAGCGACTTCTCGGGAGTGGTCCGAGTGATCTCAGCGAAATCGGAGATCGTCTGGAACCGGCGGCCCGGAGAAGTAGGCTTCAACTTACGGGTTGCCATGGTTACACTCCTTCGAATATTTCGATTTTGTCACCGGCAGCAAGCTTGACGTATGCCTTCTTGTAACCGGCGATGCGACCACCGGTGGCACGGCCGAACTTCATGCGCGGCATAGCTTTTTTCCGGACAATGTTCACAGACTCGACTTTGACGTTAAAGGCAGTCTCAACGGCCTTCTTCACCTCGATC
The genomic region above belongs to uncultured Pseudodesulfovibrio sp. and contains:
- the rplW gene encoding 50S ribosomal protein L23, with protein sequence MDYSQVLLKPVVSEKANEAKEQSNHVSFYVHPDSNKIEVKKAVETAFNVKVESVNIVRKKAMPRMKFGRATGGRIAGYKKAYVKLAAGDKIEIFEGV
- the rplB gene encoding 50S ribosomal protein L2, with the protein product MATRKLKPTSPGRRFQTISDFAEITRTTPEKSLTKGLTKKSGRNNNGRVTMRRRGGGHKTLYRVIDFKRNKLGVPAKVAEIEYDPNRSARIALLHYADGEKRYILAPVGLNQGDSIVAGEGADIKPGNAMDLTKIPTGTIVHNIELHPGKGGQFCRAAGTYAQLIAKEGKYALLRMPSGEVRKVLASCCATVGQVGNIQHENIKIGKAGRNRWLGRRPKVRGVAMNPIDHPLGGGEGRSSGGRHPVSPWGTPAKGYKTRNKKKASSKLIVKRRGQK